Proteins from one Ipomoea triloba cultivar NCNSP0323 chromosome 1, ASM357664v1 genomic window:
- the LOC116022235 gene encoding growth-regulating factor 7-like — protein MDFGGVLGGLDTGVLPATASVFSDVESKLKWCGSGGFLKQERPAPDDWRETKFAKTSTAAILRSNANPGSESGQQMLSFSSPNSQTLPLPSYHHQISVAFSRNSGYGGLNSGNMHGLVSGVRGPFTPSQWMELEHQALIYKYITANVPIPPYLLNPIRKAFDSAALSAYSGLRANSFGWGAFHLGFSNTTDPEPGRCRRTDGKKWRCSRDAVADQKYCERHMNRGRHRSRKPVEGQASHSASGTTAATKLMPATSSAASAAVVSGGSVSDSIGFSNQNNLQPFATNNPFQPSHLYRSFLDKGNRGETYQDATGLQILSPGKKESQQHSIIKNQHSYEAPSRSGFGLVCSNPLLNPEDVSDRESKTRHSLHQFMDDWPKSQPDIDLQSDQTRLSISIPMSTSDFMSSTSSPVSEKLAASPLKLSWEHETTQMGLGVGAVINERNQRQGNWIPIAWESSVGGPLGEVFHSTNSKSSDCKNASALNLMEGWDGSPRMASSPTGVLQKAAFCSHSNSSAGSSPRAENSVMNLPSLQAL, from the exons ATGGATTTTGGGGGGGTGTTGGGGGGTTTAGATACTGGGGTGTTGCCAGCAACTGCTAGTGTTTTCTCTGATGTTGAGTCCAAGCTGAAATGGTGTGGATCTGGAGGGTTTCTGAAGCAAGAAAGGCCGGCGCCGGATGATTGGAGAGAAACCAAGTTTGCTAAAACTTCCACCGCCGCAATTCTGAGATCTAATGCTAACCCAGGCTCTGAATCCGGCCAGCAAATGCTCAGTTTCTCTTCTCCCAACTCGCAGACACTGCCATTGCCGTCTTACCATCACCAAATTTCTGTCGCTTTTAGCAGAAACTCAG GGTATGGAGGATTGAATTCTGGGAACATGCATGGGTTAGTAAGTGGAGTGAGAGGGCCATTCACTCCATCTCAGTGGATGGAGCTGGAACACCAGGCTTTGATCTATAAGTACATAACTGCAAATGTGCCTATTCCTCCTTATCTGCTCAACCCCATCAGAAAGGCCTTTGATTCTGCAGCCTTATCAGCTTATTCTGGCCTGAGAGCCAATTCTT TTGGATGGGGTGCATTCCATCTGGGATTCTCCAACACCACTGATCCAGAGCCCGGGAGGTGCAGGAGAACCGATGGGAAGAAATGGCGGTGCTCGAGAGATGCAGTAGCCGACCAAAAATACTGTGAACGGCATATGAACAGAGGCCGTCATCGTTCAAGAAAGCCTGTGGAAGGTCAAGCAAGCCATTCCGCCTCGGGGACAACAGCTGCAACTAAGCTGATGCCGGCTACTTCCTCAGCAGCATCAGCAGCTGTGGTGTCCGGAGGCAGTGTTTCCGACAGTATTGGCTTCTCAAATCAGAACAATTTGCAGCCATTTGCAACCAATAATCCTTTTCAACCATCTCACCTTTACAG GAGCTTTCTGGATAAGGGAAATCGTGGTGAGACGTATCAAGATGCAACCGGGCTGCAAATTCTATCCCCAGGCAAAAAAGAGAGTCAACAACATTCCATAATAAAAAACCAGCATTCTTATGAAGCACCATCAAGGTCAGGGTTTGGATTAGTCTGCTCCAACCCTCTGCTAAATCCTGAAGATGTGAGTGACCGTGAGAGCAAAACCCGCCATTCACTTCATCAGTTCATGGATGATTGGCCCAAGAGCCAGCCAGACATTGATCTGCAATCAGACCAGACTCGCCTCTCGATCTCCATACCAATGTCCACTTCAGACTTCATGTCCTCAACGTCGTCTCCAGTGTCTGAGAAGCTTGCAGCTTCCCCGCTTAAACTATCGTGGGAGCATGAAACCACGCAAATGGGGCTAGGAGTCGGGGCAGTCATCAACGAACGAAACCAAAGACAAGGAAACTGGATTCCCATTGCATGGGAATCATCCGTGGGTGGACCTCTAGGCGAGGTTTTTCACAGCACTAACAGCAAGTCAAGTGACTGCAAAAACGCCTCGGCCCTTAACCTCATGGAGGGATGGGATGGGAGTCCAAGAATGGCTTCATCCCCAACTGGAGTTTTACAGAAGGCGGCGTTCTGTTCGCACTCGAATAGCAGTGCAGGGAGCAGTCCTAGAGCTGAGAACAGCGTTATGAACCTGCCATCCCTGCAAGCTCTGTAA
- the LOC116021894 gene encoding pre-mRNA-processing protein 40A isoform X1, producing MAANPPPSGAQPLRPHPGGPMAPHGYGSFPMQFQPGAPAQQGQPFAPPVQMPNIGMGPGQSQAMQFSQPMQQFPPRPGQPGHIPSSQPIQMASMQPNMPIPSASMQPQQMIPSGNNHMPGFAASSFGQTNSGINMSSQIGTPAFTAGGQPWVPPANQSAPMQHTSQQPSAFAPAVVAANTQNNAEQSTSDWQEYEVSGRRYYYNKITKQSSWEKPLELMTPLERAEALTGWKEFTTENGRKYYYHKEKKESKWEIPEELKLAREQAEKAAAPGPQGDAGLTSKVAIGAAGTSTEQQFTAVTPVSSSPSTISGVPSSSAPVTPAVSVVNAPSTVVSGSSANSATLHPVITSSISVSSPAATLGSNADPASLASSNQAPTNGVENSSPQVVASSGVSSIQDIEQMKKSTATNIHVTVSDEKAADEEPLVYATKQEAKNAFKALLESANVGSDWTWDQTVRAIANDKRYGALKIHGERKQAFNEYLMQRKKLEAEERRLRQRKAKEEFTKMLEESKELTSSTRWSKAVTMFEDDERFKAVEREADREDLFRNYLVDLQKKEKAKAQEDYRKNRLEYRQFLETCGFIKVDTQWRKVQDLLEDDERCSRLEKIDRLEVFQEYIRDLEKEEEEQRKTQKEQLRRAERKNRDAFRNMMADHIAAGTVTAKTLWRDYCPMVKESVAYQAVASNTSGSTPKDLFEDVVEELENQYHEDKTRVKNVLKSEKITFSPLWSFEDFKAAILETIGTPSISEVNLQLIFEDLMERAKDKEEKEAKKRQRLAKDFVEMLSIVDEITAASSWEECKELVEDSSEYKAIGDETTLREIFEEYVTRLQEKAKEKERRREEEKVKKDKEKEEKEKRKDKERKEKDKEKEEQREREKEKGKERSRKDDADSESVDFVEYEHKEDKKRDKDKDRKHRKRHHSSTDDVTSDKDEKEETKKSRRHSGERKKSKKHAHSPESDGESRRKRHKKERDASRRSGGYEELEDGELGEDGEIQ from the exons ATGGCAGCTAATCCACCGCCATCTGGTGCACAG CCTCTTCGGCCACATCCAGGTGGACCCATGGCACCCCATGGTTATGGTTCGTTTCCCATGCAA TTTCAACCTGGAGCACCTGCACAACAAGGACAGCCATTTGCTCCACCTGTACAAATGCCAAACATTGGTATGGGTCCTGGACAAAGTCAAGCAATGCAATTTTCTCAACCAATGCAGCAGTTTCCTCCACGCCCTGGTCAGCCTGGTCACATACCTTCATCCCAGCCAATTCAGATGGCAAGTATGCAACCAAATATGCCTATTCCATCTGCGTCAATGCAGCCTCAACAAATGATTCCTTCTGGGAATAATCACATGCCTGGT TTTGCAGCATCTTCTTTTGGCCAGACAAACAGTGGCATCAACATGTCATCCCAGATAGGTACACCAGCATTCACAGCTGGAGGACAACCCTGGGTGCCACCTGCAAATCAAAGTGCACCTATGCAGCATACCAGTCAGCAACCCTCAGCCTTTGCTCCTGCAGTTGTG GCTGCTAATACTCAGAATAATGCTGAGCAGTCGACATCTGATTGGCAAGAGTATGAGGTCTCAGGAAGAAG GTATTACTACAACAAGATTACAAAACAGTCTAGCTGGGAGAAGCCTTTGGAATTAATGACACCTCTAGAG AGAGCAGAGGCATTAACTGGTTGGAAAGAATTCACAACTGAAAATGGCAGAAA ATATTACTATCACAAAGAAAAGAAGGAGTCAAAATGGGAAATACCTGAGGAATTAAAG TTGGCCCGCGAACAAGCTGAAAAAGCAGCTGCTCCAGGACCACAGGGTGATGCAGGCTTGACATCTAAGGTTGCAATTGGTGCAGCTGGCACCTCAACTGAACAACAATTTACTGCTGTCACCCCGGTTAGCTCTAGTCCTTCAACAATTTCTGGAGTACCTTCAAGCTCTGCACCAGTTACACCTGCTGTTTCTGTTGTTAATGCTCCATCTACGGTGGTTTCTGGATCATCAGCAAATTCTGCTACTTTGCACCCTGTTATAACAAGCTCAATTAGTGTTTCTTCACCTGCTGCTACACTGGGGAGTAATGCAGATCCTGCTTCTTTGGCTAGCTCCAACCAGGCACCTAC GAATGGCGTGGAGAATTCATCTCCTCAAGTTGTTGCTTCCTCAGGTGTATCTTCCATACAGGATATTGAG CAGATGAAGAAAAGTACTGCTACAAACATTCATGTTACGGTTTCAGATGAGAAAGCAGCAGATGAAGAACCTTTGGTGTATGCCACCAAGCAG GAGGCCAAAAATGCTTTTAAAGCTCTATTAGAATCAGCCAATGTGGGATCTGACTGGACTTGGGATCAG ACAGTGCGAGCAATAGCCAATGACAAACGGTATGGAGCACTGAAAATTCATGGTGAGAGGAAGCAGGCATTCAATGAG TACTTAATGCAAAGGAAGAAACTGGAGGCTGAGGAGAGGCGCCTGAGACAGAGAAAAGCCAAGGAGGAATTCACGAAGATGTTGGAA GAGTCCAAGGAACTTACATCATCAACAAGATGGAG CAAGGCAGTAACAAtgtttgaagatgatgaacggTTCAAGGCTGTTGAAAGAGAGGCAGATCGTGAAGATCTCTTCAGAAACTATTTAGTGGATCTTCAGAAAAAG GAAAAGGCAAAAGCTCAAGAGGACTACCGAAAGAACAGATTAGAGTATAGACAATTCTTAGAAACATGTGGGTTTATCAAG GTGGACACACAGTGGCGGAAAGTTCAAGATCTCTTGGAAGACGATGAAAGATGCTCGCGCCTTGAAAAAATTGATCGCTTGGAGGTTTTCCAG GAATATATTCGTGACTTGGAGAAGGAAGAGGAAGAGCAACGGAAAACACAAAAG GAACAATTGAGACGTGCTGAGCGCAAGAACCGTGATGCTTTTCGTAATATGATGGCAGACCATATTGCTGCTGGCACAGTCACTGCTAAAACACTATGGCGTGATTATTGTCCAATG GTGAAGGAGTCTGTGGCTTATCAGGCTGTTGCATCCAACACTTCAGGTTCTACACCAAAGGATTTGTTTGAAGATGTTGTGGAAGAGTTGGAAAATCAG TATCATGAAGACAAAACACGTGTTAAAAATGTCTTGAAGTCAGAAAAG AtaacattctcaccattatggTCATTTGAGGACTTTAAAGCTGCTATTCTGGAAACCATTGGTACCCCATCCATTTCTGAGGTTAATTTGCAG CTCATATTTGAGGACCTTATGGAGAGAGCCAAGGATAAGGAAGAGAAAGAAGCTAAAAAGCGTCAACGGCTTGCAAAAGATTTTGTTGAGATGCTGAGCATTGTTGAT GAAATAACTGCTGCTTCTAGTTGGGAGGAATGCAAAGAGCTTGTGGAGGATAGCTCAGAATACAA AGCTATTGGAGACGAGACAACCTTGAGGGAAATCTTTGAGGAATATGTTACTCGCTTGCAGGAGAAGGCAAAAGAAAAGGAACGCAGACGAGAGGAGGAAAAG GTTAAAAAGGATAAGGAAAAAGaggagaaagaaaagagaaaagataaagagagaaaagagaaggacAAGGAGAAGGAAGAGCAGCGTGAAAGAGAAAAGGAGAAGGGAAAAGAACGTTCGAGAAAGGATGATGCTGATAGTGAGAGTGTAGATTTCGTTGAATATGAACACAAAGAAGATAAAAAGAGGGATAAGGACAAAGATAGGAAACATCGGAAACGGCACCATAGCTCTACTGATGATGTGACTTCTGATAAGGATGAGAAAGAGGAAACTAAGAAGTCTCGTCGACATAGTGGTGAACGGAAGAAGTCAAAGAag
- the LOC116021894 gene encoding pre-mRNA-processing protein 40A isoform X2, producing the protein MAANPPPSGAQPLRPHPGGPMAPHGYGSFPMQFQPGAPAQQGQPFAPPVQMPNIGMGPGQSQAMQFSQPMQQFPPRPGQPGHIPSSQPIQMASMQPNMPIPSASMQPQQMIPSGNNHMPGFAASSFGQTNSGINMSSQIGTPAFTAGGQPWVPPANQSAPMQHTSQQPSAFAPAVVAANTQNNAEQSTSDWQEYEVSGRRYYYNKITKQSSWEKPLELMTPLERAEALTGWKEFTTENGRKYYYHKEKKESKWEIPEELKLAREQAEKAAAPGPQGDAGLTSKVAIGAAGTSTEQQFTAVTPVSSSPSTISGVPSSSAPVTPAVSVVNAPSTVVSGSSANSATLHPVITSSISVSSPAATLGSNADPASLASSNQAPTNGVENSSPQVVASSGVSSIQDIEMKKSTATNIHVTVSDEKAADEEPLVYATKQEAKNAFKALLESANVGSDWTWDQTVRAIANDKRYGALKIHGERKQAFNEYLMQRKKLEAEERRLRQRKAKEEFTKMLEESKELTSSTRWSKAVTMFEDDERFKAVEREADREDLFRNYLVDLQKKEKAKAQEDYRKNRLEYRQFLETCGFIKVDTQWRKVQDLLEDDERCSRLEKIDRLEVFQEYIRDLEKEEEEQRKTQKEQLRRAERKNRDAFRNMMADHIAAGTVTAKTLWRDYCPMVKESVAYQAVASNTSGSTPKDLFEDVVEELENQYHEDKTRVKNVLKSEKITFSPLWSFEDFKAAILETIGTPSISEVNLQLIFEDLMERAKDKEEKEAKKRQRLAKDFVEMLSIVDEITAASSWEECKELVEDSSEYKAIGDETTLREIFEEYVTRLQEKAKEKERRREEEKVKKDKEKEEKEKRKDKERKEKDKEKEEQREREKEKGKERSRKDDADSESVDFVEYEHKEDKKRDKDKDRKHRKRHHSSTDDVTSDKDEKEETKKSRRHSGERKKSKKHAHSPESDGESRRKRHKKERDASRRSGGYEELEDGELGEDGEIQ; encoded by the exons ATGGCAGCTAATCCACCGCCATCTGGTGCACAG CCTCTTCGGCCACATCCAGGTGGACCCATGGCACCCCATGGTTATGGTTCGTTTCCCATGCAA TTTCAACCTGGAGCACCTGCACAACAAGGACAGCCATTTGCTCCACCTGTACAAATGCCAAACATTGGTATGGGTCCTGGACAAAGTCAAGCAATGCAATTTTCTCAACCAATGCAGCAGTTTCCTCCACGCCCTGGTCAGCCTGGTCACATACCTTCATCCCAGCCAATTCAGATGGCAAGTATGCAACCAAATATGCCTATTCCATCTGCGTCAATGCAGCCTCAACAAATGATTCCTTCTGGGAATAATCACATGCCTGGT TTTGCAGCATCTTCTTTTGGCCAGACAAACAGTGGCATCAACATGTCATCCCAGATAGGTACACCAGCATTCACAGCTGGAGGACAACCCTGGGTGCCACCTGCAAATCAAAGTGCACCTATGCAGCATACCAGTCAGCAACCCTCAGCCTTTGCTCCTGCAGTTGTG GCTGCTAATACTCAGAATAATGCTGAGCAGTCGACATCTGATTGGCAAGAGTATGAGGTCTCAGGAAGAAG GTATTACTACAACAAGATTACAAAACAGTCTAGCTGGGAGAAGCCTTTGGAATTAATGACACCTCTAGAG AGAGCAGAGGCATTAACTGGTTGGAAAGAATTCACAACTGAAAATGGCAGAAA ATATTACTATCACAAAGAAAAGAAGGAGTCAAAATGGGAAATACCTGAGGAATTAAAG TTGGCCCGCGAACAAGCTGAAAAAGCAGCTGCTCCAGGACCACAGGGTGATGCAGGCTTGACATCTAAGGTTGCAATTGGTGCAGCTGGCACCTCAACTGAACAACAATTTACTGCTGTCACCCCGGTTAGCTCTAGTCCTTCAACAATTTCTGGAGTACCTTCAAGCTCTGCACCAGTTACACCTGCTGTTTCTGTTGTTAATGCTCCATCTACGGTGGTTTCTGGATCATCAGCAAATTCTGCTACTTTGCACCCTGTTATAACAAGCTCAATTAGTGTTTCTTCACCTGCTGCTACACTGGGGAGTAATGCAGATCCTGCTTCTTTGGCTAGCTCCAACCAGGCACCTAC GAATGGCGTGGAGAATTCATCTCCTCAAGTTGTTGCTTCCTCAGGTGTATCTTCCATACAGGATATTGAG ATGAAGAAAAGTACTGCTACAAACATTCATGTTACGGTTTCAGATGAGAAAGCAGCAGATGAAGAACCTTTGGTGTATGCCACCAAGCAG GAGGCCAAAAATGCTTTTAAAGCTCTATTAGAATCAGCCAATGTGGGATCTGACTGGACTTGGGATCAG ACAGTGCGAGCAATAGCCAATGACAAACGGTATGGAGCACTGAAAATTCATGGTGAGAGGAAGCAGGCATTCAATGAG TACTTAATGCAAAGGAAGAAACTGGAGGCTGAGGAGAGGCGCCTGAGACAGAGAAAAGCCAAGGAGGAATTCACGAAGATGTTGGAA GAGTCCAAGGAACTTACATCATCAACAAGATGGAG CAAGGCAGTAACAAtgtttgaagatgatgaacggTTCAAGGCTGTTGAAAGAGAGGCAGATCGTGAAGATCTCTTCAGAAACTATTTAGTGGATCTTCAGAAAAAG GAAAAGGCAAAAGCTCAAGAGGACTACCGAAAGAACAGATTAGAGTATAGACAATTCTTAGAAACATGTGGGTTTATCAAG GTGGACACACAGTGGCGGAAAGTTCAAGATCTCTTGGAAGACGATGAAAGATGCTCGCGCCTTGAAAAAATTGATCGCTTGGAGGTTTTCCAG GAATATATTCGTGACTTGGAGAAGGAAGAGGAAGAGCAACGGAAAACACAAAAG GAACAATTGAGACGTGCTGAGCGCAAGAACCGTGATGCTTTTCGTAATATGATGGCAGACCATATTGCTGCTGGCACAGTCACTGCTAAAACACTATGGCGTGATTATTGTCCAATG GTGAAGGAGTCTGTGGCTTATCAGGCTGTTGCATCCAACACTTCAGGTTCTACACCAAAGGATTTGTTTGAAGATGTTGTGGAAGAGTTGGAAAATCAG TATCATGAAGACAAAACACGTGTTAAAAATGTCTTGAAGTCAGAAAAG AtaacattctcaccattatggTCATTTGAGGACTTTAAAGCTGCTATTCTGGAAACCATTGGTACCCCATCCATTTCTGAGGTTAATTTGCAG CTCATATTTGAGGACCTTATGGAGAGAGCCAAGGATAAGGAAGAGAAAGAAGCTAAAAAGCGTCAACGGCTTGCAAAAGATTTTGTTGAGATGCTGAGCATTGTTGAT GAAATAACTGCTGCTTCTAGTTGGGAGGAATGCAAAGAGCTTGTGGAGGATAGCTCAGAATACAA AGCTATTGGAGACGAGACAACCTTGAGGGAAATCTTTGAGGAATATGTTACTCGCTTGCAGGAGAAGGCAAAAGAAAAGGAACGCAGACGAGAGGAGGAAAAG GTTAAAAAGGATAAGGAAAAAGaggagaaagaaaagagaaaagataaagagagaaaagagaaggacAAGGAGAAGGAAGAGCAGCGTGAAAGAGAAAAGGAGAAGGGAAAAGAACGTTCGAGAAAGGATGATGCTGATAGTGAGAGTGTAGATTTCGTTGAATATGAACACAAAGAAGATAAAAAGAGGGATAAGGACAAAGATAGGAAACATCGGAAACGGCACCATAGCTCTACTGATGATGTGACTTCTGATAAGGATGAGAAAGAGGAAACTAAGAAGTCTCGTCGACATAGTGGTGAACGGAAGAAGTCAAAGAag
- the LOC116021894 gene encoding pre-mRNA-processing protein 40A isoform X3, with amino-acid sequence MAANPPPSGAQPLRPHPGGPMAPHGYGSFPMQFQPGAPAQQGQPFAPPVQMPNIGMGPGQSQAMQFSQPMQQFPPRPGQPGHIPSSQPIQMASMQPNMPIPSASMQPQQMIPSGNNHMPGFAASSFGQTNSGINMSSQIGTPAFTAGGQPWVPPANQSAPMQHTSQQPSAFAPAVVNNAEQSTSDWQEYEVSGRRYYYNKITKQSSWEKPLELMTPLERAEALTGWKEFTTENGRKYYYHKEKKESKWEIPEELKLAREQAEKAAAPGPQGDAGLTSKVAIGAAGTSTEQQFTAVTPVSSSPSTISGVPSSSAPVTPAVSVVNAPSTVVSGSSANSATLHPVITSSISVSSPAATLGSNADPASLASSNQAPTNGVENSSPQVVASSGVSSIQDIEQMKKSTATNIHVTVSDEKAADEEPLVYATKQEAKNAFKALLESANVGSDWTWDQTVRAIANDKRYGALKIHGERKQAFNEYLMQRKKLEAEERRLRQRKAKEEFTKMLEESKELTSSTRWSKAVTMFEDDERFKAVEREADREDLFRNYLVDLQKKEKAKAQEDYRKNRLEYRQFLETCGFIKVDTQWRKVQDLLEDDERCSRLEKIDRLEVFQEYIRDLEKEEEEQRKTQKEQLRRAERKNRDAFRNMMADHIAAGTVTAKTLWRDYCPMVKESVAYQAVASNTSGSTPKDLFEDVVEELENQYHEDKTRVKNVLKSEKITFSPLWSFEDFKAAILETIGTPSISEVNLQLIFEDLMERAKDKEEKEAKKRQRLAKDFVEMLSIVDEITAASSWEECKELVEDSSEYKAIGDETTLREIFEEYVTRLQEKAKEKERRREEEKVKKDKEKEEKEKRKDKERKEKDKEKEEQREREKEKGKERSRKDDADSESVDFVEYEHKEDKKRDKDKDRKHRKRHHSSTDDVTSDKDEKEETKKSRRHSGERKKSKKHAHSPESDGESRRKRHKKERDASRRSGGYEELEDGELGEDGEIQ; translated from the exons ATGGCAGCTAATCCACCGCCATCTGGTGCACAG CCTCTTCGGCCACATCCAGGTGGACCCATGGCACCCCATGGTTATGGTTCGTTTCCCATGCAA TTTCAACCTGGAGCACCTGCACAACAAGGACAGCCATTTGCTCCACCTGTACAAATGCCAAACATTGGTATGGGTCCTGGACAAAGTCAAGCAATGCAATTTTCTCAACCAATGCAGCAGTTTCCTCCACGCCCTGGTCAGCCTGGTCACATACCTTCATCCCAGCCAATTCAGATGGCAAGTATGCAACCAAATATGCCTATTCCATCTGCGTCAATGCAGCCTCAACAAATGATTCCTTCTGGGAATAATCACATGCCTGGT TTTGCAGCATCTTCTTTTGGCCAGACAAACAGTGGCATCAACATGTCATCCCAGATAGGTACACCAGCATTCACAGCTGGAGGACAACCCTGGGTGCCACCTGCAAATCAAAGTGCACCTATGCAGCATACCAGTCAGCAACCCTCAGCCTTTGCTCCTGCAGTTGTG AATAATGCTGAGCAGTCGACATCTGATTGGCAAGAGTATGAGGTCTCAGGAAGAAG GTATTACTACAACAAGATTACAAAACAGTCTAGCTGGGAGAAGCCTTTGGAATTAATGACACCTCTAGAG AGAGCAGAGGCATTAACTGGTTGGAAAGAATTCACAACTGAAAATGGCAGAAA ATATTACTATCACAAAGAAAAGAAGGAGTCAAAATGGGAAATACCTGAGGAATTAAAG TTGGCCCGCGAACAAGCTGAAAAAGCAGCTGCTCCAGGACCACAGGGTGATGCAGGCTTGACATCTAAGGTTGCAATTGGTGCAGCTGGCACCTCAACTGAACAACAATTTACTGCTGTCACCCCGGTTAGCTCTAGTCCTTCAACAATTTCTGGAGTACCTTCAAGCTCTGCACCAGTTACACCTGCTGTTTCTGTTGTTAATGCTCCATCTACGGTGGTTTCTGGATCATCAGCAAATTCTGCTACTTTGCACCCTGTTATAACAAGCTCAATTAGTGTTTCTTCACCTGCTGCTACACTGGGGAGTAATGCAGATCCTGCTTCTTTGGCTAGCTCCAACCAGGCACCTAC GAATGGCGTGGAGAATTCATCTCCTCAAGTTGTTGCTTCCTCAGGTGTATCTTCCATACAGGATATTGAG CAGATGAAGAAAAGTACTGCTACAAACATTCATGTTACGGTTTCAGATGAGAAAGCAGCAGATGAAGAACCTTTGGTGTATGCCACCAAGCAG GAGGCCAAAAATGCTTTTAAAGCTCTATTAGAATCAGCCAATGTGGGATCTGACTGGACTTGGGATCAG ACAGTGCGAGCAATAGCCAATGACAAACGGTATGGAGCACTGAAAATTCATGGTGAGAGGAAGCAGGCATTCAATGAG TACTTAATGCAAAGGAAGAAACTGGAGGCTGAGGAGAGGCGCCTGAGACAGAGAAAAGCCAAGGAGGAATTCACGAAGATGTTGGAA GAGTCCAAGGAACTTACATCATCAACAAGATGGAG CAAGGCAGTAACAAtgtttgaagatgatgaacggTTCAAGGCTGTTGAAAGAGAGGCAGATCGTGAAGATCTCTTCAGAAACTATTTAGTGGATCTTCAGAAAAAG GAAAAGGCAAAAGCTCAAGAGGACTACCGAAAGAACAGATTAGAGTATAGACAATTCTTAGAAACATGTGGGTTTATCAAG GTGGACACACAGTGGCGGAAAGTTCAAGATCTCTTGGAAGACGATGAAAGATGCTCGCGCCTTGAAAAAATTGATCGCTTGGAGGTTTTCCAG GAATATATTCGTGACTTGGAGAAGGAAGAGGAAGAGCAACGGAAAACACAAAAG GAACAATTGAGACGTGCTGAGCGCAAGAACCGTGATGCTTTTCGTAATATGATGGCAGACCATATTGCTGCTGGCACAGTCACTGCTAAAACACTATGGCGTGATTATTGTCCAATG GTGAAGGAGTCTGTGGCTTATCAGGCTGTTGCATCCAACACTTCAGGTTCTACACCAAAGGATTTGTTTGAAGATGTTGTGGAAGAGTTGGAAAATCAG TATCATGAAGACAAAACACGTGTTAAAAATGTCTTGAAGTCAGAAAAG AtaacattctcaccattatggTCATTTGAGGACTTTAAAGCTGCTATTCTGGAAACCATTGGTACCCCATCCATTTCTGAGGTTAATTTGCAG CTCATATTTGAGGACCTTATGGAGAGAGCCAAGGATAAGGAAGAGAAAGAAGCTAAAAAGCGTCAACGGCTTGCAAAAGATTTTGTTGAGATGCTGAGCATTGTTGAT GAAATAACTGCTGCTTCTAGTTGGGAGGAATGCAAAGAGCTTGTGGAGGATAGCTCAGAATACAA AGCTATTGGAGACGAGACAACCTTGAGGGAAATCTTTGAGGAATATGTTACTCGCTTGCAGGAGAAGGCAAAAGAAAAGGAACGCAGACGAGAGGAGGAAAAG GTTAAAAAGGATAAGGAAAAAGaggagaaagaaaagagaaaagataaagagagaaaagagaaggacAAGGAGAAGGAAGAGCAGCGTGAAAGAGAAAAGGAGAAGGGAAAAGAACGTTCGAGAAAGGATGATGCTGATAGTGAGAGTGTAGATTTCGTTGAATATGAACACAAAGAAGATAAAAAGAGGGATAAGGACAAAGATAGGAAACATCGGAAACGGCACCATAGCTCTACTGATGATGTGACTTCTGATAAGGATGAGAAAGAGGAAACTAAGAAGTCTCGTCGACATAGTGGTGAACGGAAGAAGTCAAAGAag